A stretch of Rubinisphaera margarita DNA encodes these proteins:
- a CDS encoding aminotransferase class I/II-fold pyridoxal phosphate-dependent enzyme produces the protein MRSESEVPFTDNPFSIPVADRVKRLPPYLFGKINKLKYQKRVAGVDVIDLGMGNPTDPPDPLIVEKMTEALSDPRNHRYSVSNGIANLRKEVAARYFKKYGVRLDPDNEIVTCIGSKEGFSHLCLALMGPGDTAIVPAPYFPIHVYAVALAAGNVISLDCREPEKFLQNIAYTCEHLYPKPKLVIVNFPHNPSTTVVEQDFYDDLVKLAKKYEFMVISDFAYADIVFDGYKAPSFLSSPGASDVGVEFTTMSKGYSMAGWRVGFCAGNQEMVRALATIKGYYDYGLFQPTQIAAIVAMRHCESAVESVAAEYQIRRDALCDGLERIGWEIERPKGTMFVWAKIPEPWAQMGSIDFSMKLLDEAGVAVSPGRGFGEDGEGYLRLAIVENVHRLRQAVRQIDRCLNKSAVTSET, from the coding sequence ATGCGAAGTGAATCCGAAGTCCCGTTTACGGACAATCCGTTCTCCATTCCTGTTGCTGACCGTGTCAAGCGGCTGCCGCCCTATCTGTTCGGCAAGATCAATAAGCTGAAGTACCAGAAACGGGTGGCGGGCGTCGATGTAATCGACCTGGGCATGGGCAATCCGACCGATCCGCCCGATCCGTTGATCGTCGAAAAAATGACCGAAGCGCTGTCCGATCCTCGGAACCACCGCTATTCGGTTTCGAATGGCATCGCGAACCTGCGCAAGGAAGTGGCCGCCCGGTACTTCAAAAAGTACGGCGTCCGGCTCGATCCCGATAACGAAATCGTCACCTGTATCGGCTCCAAAGAAGGGTTCAGTCACCTTTGCCTCGCGCTCATGGGGCCGGGTGATACCGCGATTGTGCCGGCTCCCTACTTCCCGATTCACGTGTACGCTGTGGCTCTGGCCGCCGGAAACGTGATTTCGCTCGACTGCCGCGAGCCGGAGAAGTTTCTGCAGAACATCGCCTACACCTGCGAACATCTGTATCCGAAGCCGAAGCTGGTGATCGTCAACTTCCCGCACAATCCGAGCACGACCGTTGTCGAGCAGGACTTTTACGATGACCTCGTGAAGCTCGCCAAGAAGTACGAGTTCATGGTCATTTCGGACTTCGCCTACGCCGACATCGTTTTCGACGGCTACAAGGCTCCGAGCTTCCTCTCCTCTCCGGGAGCCAGTGATGTCGGGGTCGAGTTCACGACGATGAGCAAAGGCTACAGCATGGCTGGCTGGCGCGTTGGCTTCTGTGCCGGTAACCAGGAAATGGTCCGGGCTCTGGCCACCATCAAAGGCTATTACGATTACGGCCTGTTCCAGCCGACTCAGATCGCCGCCATCGTGGCGATGCGGCATTGCGAATCGGCTGTCGAAAGTGTCGCCGCGGAGTATCAGATTCGTCGCGATGCTCTTTGCGATGGTCTCGAACGGATCGGCTGGGAAATCGAACGCCCGAAAGGAACGATGTTCGTTTGGGCCAAAATTCCCGAGCCGTGGGCTCAGATGGGTTCCATCGACTTCTCAATGAAACTTCTGGACGAAGCCGGCGTCGCCGTGAGTCCGGGGCGCGGTTTCGGCGAAGATGGCGAAGGCTATCTGCGTCTGGCCATTGTCGAGAACGTCCACCGACTCCGTCAGGCCGTCCGTCAAATCGACCGCTGCCTGAACAAGTCCGCCGTAACCTCGGAAACCTGA
- a CDS encoding TPM domain-containing protein has translation MRILLSLLLTSVCFLQPAMVQAQENFRIELDPPGQRDFILDRANLITPEDEAEIKELADKLLTDTAAPLVIVTINSMSEHGGMGLRIETFARLLFDQWQIGPAEVNKNVWNKGILLLVSKNDRKARIELGAGWGREKDQLCQKIMNEQIIPRFKEGDYSAGIKAGAISLERMARDLKLPAAPKPAWYYPVMIGVVALGIFTVVSMIRRGTGGWAWLFWGFLFAAIGTVLYHMATSSGSSSGGGFSGGSFGGGGFSGGGGASGSW, from the coding sequence ATGCGAATCCTGCTCTCGTTGTTGCTCACGTCCGTCTGTTTTCTGCAGCCCGCCATGGTGCAGGCTCAGGAGAACTTCCGTATCGAGCTCGATCCGCCGGGGCAGCGGGACTTCATCCTCGACCGGGCCAATCTGATCACGCCGGAAGATGAAGCCGAGATCAAAGAGCTGGCCGACAAACTGCTCACCGACACGGCTGCTCCGCTGGTGATTGTCACGATCAACTCCATGAGCGAGCACGGCGGGATGGGCCTGCGGATCGAGACGTTCGCCCGACTGCTGTTCGACCAGTGGCAGATCGGTCCGGCCGAAGTGAACAAGAACGTCTGGAACAAAGGGATTCTGCTGCTCGTTTCCAAGAACGACCGGAAAGCCCGGATCGAGCTGGGAGCCGGCTGGGGACGAGAGAAGGATCAACTTTGCCAGAAGATTATGAACGAACAGATCATCCCCCGCTTCAAGGAAGGGGACTACTCGGCTGGCATCAAAGCGGGAGCCATTTCGCTTGAACGGATGGCTCGCGACCTGAAACTTCCCGCTGCTCCCAAACCGGCCTGGTATTACCCGGTGATGATCGGCGTGGTCGCCCTCGGGATCTTCACCGTGGTCTCGATGATCCGCAGAGGAACCGGCGGGTGGGCGTGGCTGTTCTGGGGCTTCCTCTTCGCCGCCATCGGCACGGTGCTGTATCACATGGCAACGAGTTCCGGCAGCAGCAGTGGCGGCGGGTTCTCGGGAGGCTCGTTCGGCGGAGGCGGCTTCTCCGGCGGCGGAGGAGCGAGCGGCTCCTGGTAA
- a CDS encoding MotA/TolQ/ExbB proton channel family protein codes for MKYLSAAWDFPTMKQFRLLGLAMIIVLGMTTSGMRFATAQDAEVQPGAGPAAPVEAAPGQNPAAQPERSVIPVTPAQAVTALGWWGLPFGLATLISLWFSTERLVVLRRARVIPKPFVDRFLHHLREGTIEPDEALQLCDENGSPVAQIFAHGVRKWGKPSVEVEQAIIDGGERQVSQMRKHLRVLNGVATVSPLIGLLGTVWGMIDAFNGIAGSAAMGSPEKLAAGIALALLTTAAGLMVAIPSLIIYMYLSGRVDRLVMDMDRLAQEVVYSISAEALHERTRS; via the coding sequence GTGAAGTATTTATCCGCGGCGTGGGATTTCCCGACAATGAAGCAGTTTCGACTCCTCGGCCTGGCGATGATCATCGTTCTGGGCATGACCACGTCTGGAATGCGCTTCGCGACCGCTCAGGATGCTGAAGTGCAGCCTGGTGCCGGCCCCGCTGCGCCCGTAGAAGCCGCTCCGGGACAGAATCCAGCCGCTCAGCCGGAACGCAGCGTGATTCCGGTGACACCCGCCCAGGCCGTGACCGCTCTTGGCTGGTGGGGACTTCCTTTCGGTCTGGCCACTCTGATTTCCCTTTGGTTCAGCACGGAACGTCTCGTTGTTCTCCGTCGGGCCCGCGTGATTCCGAAGCCGTTTGTCGACCGCTTTCTGCATCATCTGCGAGAAGGCACCATCGAACCGGACGAAGCCCTGCAGTTGTGCGATGAGAACGGCAGCCCGGTTGCTCAAATCTTCGCCCACGGCGTCCGCAAGTGGGGCAAGCCGAGCGTGGAAGTGGAACAGGCCATCATCGACGGCGGTGAACGTCAGGTGAGCCAGATGCGAAAGCACCTGCGGGTGCTCAACGGCGTGGCGACTGTTTCTCCGCTGATCGGTCTACTGGGCACCGTCTGGGGCATGATCGACGCCTTTAACGGCATCGCCGGCAGTGCCGCGATGGGCAGCCCGGAAAAACTCGCCGCGGGCATCGCTCTGGCTTTGCTGACGACCGCAGCCGGCCTGATGGTCGCGATTCCCTCGCTGATCATCTACATGTACCTGTCCGGCCGCGTCGACCGACTGGTGATGGACATGGACCGACTCGCTCAGGAAGTCGTCTACAGCATCTCCGCCGAAGCTTTACACGAACGCACGCGATCATAA
- a CDS encoding sulfatase-like hydrolase/transferase translates to MARRISSFALPLLLLIAALSCQSTAVAKDSPRPNIIVIMADDLGYGDLSCYGATEIETPHIDSLAKDGVLFRDGYCSASTCTPTRFSFLTGMYAFRQPGTGIAPPNATSLIQPGTPTIASVLNDAGYKTAVVGKWHLGLGEGQQPDWNGDLKPGPLEIGFDECFLLPTTNDRVPQVYVKNHRVVNLDPADPLWVGRKNPDGQPTGLTHRDTLKMDWSHGHHDTIHNGISRIGFYSGGHAARWRDEDLADMWVNEANRFMEANKDQPFFLFFSSHDIHVPRMPHERFQKKSGLGYRGDAILELDWQVGQVRETVNRLGLAENTLIIFCSDNGPVLDDGYKDGAVEQLGEHEPAGPYRGGKYSGYEGGTRTPFITCWPGTVSPGESSHIVNTIDLATSMAALVNQPLPEKAFPDSLNVLPALLDKPDAEGRTENVEQGTNSLGFRHGDWKLVVYKNAKAAGKTFEKKGKGLVELYNLKNDPGETKDLIDEQPKKAEELKARLDEIQKNPTRF, encoded by the coding sequence ATGGCTCGACGCATTTCTTCGTTTGCACTTCCACTTCTGCTGCTCATCGCGGCTCTTTCGTGCCAGTCCACTGCAGTGGCGAAGGATTCTCCGCGGCCGAACATTATCGTCATCATGGCCGACGATCTCGGATACGGAGATCTGAGCTGTTACGGAGCCACGGAGATTGAAACGCCGCACATCGACAGTCTGGCGAAGGATGGGGTGCTCTTCCGCGACGGGTACTGCTCGGCTTCGACCTGCACGCCGACACGGTTTTCGTTTCTGACCGGAATGTACGCCTTCCGTCAGCCGGGAACCGGAATTGCTCCGCCGAACGCGACCTCGCTCATCCAGCCGGGCACGCCGACGATTGCTTCGGTTTTGAACGACGCCGGTTACAAAACGGCTGTGGTCGGAAAGTGGCATCTCGGACTGGGCGAAGGGCAGCAGCCGGACTGGAACGGCGACCTGAAGCCGGGGCCGCTCGAAATCGGATTCGATGAATGCTTCCTCCTGCCGACGACCAACGATCGCGTGCCGCAGGTTTACGTGAAGAATCATCGCGTTGTGAACCTCGATCCGGCTGATCCGCTCTGGGTCGGACGCAAGAATCCGGACGGGCAACCGACCGGACTGACGCATCGCGACACTTTGAAAATGGACTGGTCGCACGGGCATCACGACACCATTCACAACGGGATCAGCCGCATCGGTTTCTACTCCGGCGGACACGCGGCTCGCTGGCGGGATGAAGATCTGGCCGACATGTGGGTGAATGAAGCGAACCGTTTCATGGAAGCGAACAAGGATCAGCCGTTCTTCCTCTTCTTCTCTTCGCACGACATCCACGTGCCCCGCATGCCGCATGAGCGGTTCCAAAAGAAGTCGGGCCTCGGCTATCGGGGCGATGCGATTCTGGAACTTGACTGGCAGGTCGGGCAGGTTCGGGAAACCGTCAACCGCCTCGGCCTGGCGGAGAACACGCTGATCATCTTCTGCAGCGACAATGGCCCGGTTCTCGATGACGGCTACAAAGATGGAGCAGTCGAGCAGCTCGGCGAGCACGAGCCGGCCGGGCCGTATCGGGGTGGAAAATACAGCGGCTACGAGGGCGGAACCCGCACGCCGTTCATCACCTGCTGGCCGGGAACGGTTTCGCCGGGTGAGTCGAGTCACATCGTAAACACGATCGACCTGGCAACCAGCATGGCGGCTCTCGTTAACCAGCCGCTGCCGGAAAAGGCCTTCCCCGACAGCCTGAACGTGCTGCCCGCTCTGCTCGACAAGCCGGATGCCGAAGGGCGAACCGAGAATGTGGAGCAGGGGACCAATTCCCTCGGCTTCCGCCATGGCGACTGGAAATTGGTCGTCTACAAGAACGCCAAAGCAGCCGGGAAGACCTTCGAAAAGAAGGGTAAGGGACTCGTCGAGCTCTACAACCTGAAGAACGACCCGGGGGAAACGAAGGATCTGATCGACGAGCAGCCGAAGAAAGCCGAAGAACTCAAAGCTCGGCTGGACGAAATCCAGAAGAACCCGACGCGGTTTTAG
- a CDS encoding tetratricopeptide repeat protein: MSSRWNRTTGRLCGLLVLAVLCQLFMVTPATAAPADEEYTLAVTLYGQKRWELARDTFQSYLKSYPDHSQAPLAKLYLAQSLVNLQNYKDARNVLRDFLKNHPDNKNLGQAMYRVAECSYFLDDFDSAITDFEAFLKKAPDDQLVEWALPYLADAYLRTNKPVEAEKQFRASLEKFPNGRFVEDSRFGLARSLELQNKNAAAIDQYQLLTEMKGAQRIDESLFNLGMLYFQDNKFQEAAGTFTDLATRDPEGRLAALARLNAGYALYSLEDWDKAVEQFAAAEQSEQYGTTASYWIAQTYKRSGNLEQAAQRLDQLLKNTQDGDLLPKIHYQLADCRFQLAHYDQALPLFLDYLEKYPNGESAVAARLAAIEACLLTGQLGQGWGLAEEEFSTKPTERQTSEATLLKARLLSAENSGKDPLPESLGDRSTRLAKATELLDGVLKSVSDPTESLTQQTHYQAARVLQERGNHPAAIAVISPVTRDLEPEKLQYPESWLLLANSEYETAAYDSALKSLDQYEALIGNDASLTQANIVRMNVLIKMGDVAPAREVLEKLRSTGIAPSTLAEATYQLAELSYARQQWETAQELYQQVIDLNLSEDWTIKALSGQAWSYFEAGDFAKADERFDKLQRDFPKSAQVAAEAGYMKGMSRLKSGEQIEAAEAFMKTAQAHRSPSDVPTGNEVHHVAYRAAREAARIYRQQKQVDPSAEAYRIAYEELRKQPESRRSELDKLLDEWALLHYESEQFAQADQVFEILLKETPNSDRADDALLSLAESDFVDGEIESARQRLDMLLERQQIDDFVKRRALYQRVMVAASENNTEAVQEYATRYLKEAGASPGDAAEVGEIELQLIQLFMDQNQLAKARDQLASLRERAQAIPDDDRPEWFPRMYVQTGELARRSKDYQKAKEALEVLREQYPNTPEREELEVIVGRIHIAEANFEAAEQAFRAVLDRAAGTKTLAAAQSQFYLAETALIQKDYRLAIKEYIRMAILFPGFPELQSAALYQAGQCDEVLGNKEQAVINYENLIRLYPQSEFATRASERVEALKPAG; the protein is encoded by the coding sequence ATGAGCAGTCGCTGGAATCGGACAACAGGTCGTCTTTGCGGTCTCCTCGTGCTTGCGGTTCTGTGTCAGTTATTCATGGTCACCCCGGCAACCGCTGCTCCGGCGGATGAGGAATACACGCTGGCGGTCACCCTGTACGGCCAGAAACGCTGGGAACTGGCACGCGATACTTTTCAGAGCTATCTGAAATCGTACCCGGACCACAGTCAGGCTCCACTTGCGAAGCTGTATCTGGCACAGAGCCTGGTCAATCTGCAGAACTACAAGGATGCCCGCAACGTGCTGCGGGACTTCCTCAAGAATCATCCCGACAACAAGAACCTCGGGCAGGCGATGTACCGCGTTGCCGAGTGCAGCTACTTCCTCGACGACTTCGACTCGGCAATCACCGACTTCGAAGCCTTTCTGAAGAAGGCTCCCGATGACCAGCTCGTTGAGTGGGCCCTGCCCTATCTGGCTGATGCCTACCTGCGGACGAACAAACCGGTCGAAGCCGAGAAGCAGTTTCGGGCCTCGCTGGAGAAGTTCCCGAATGGACGTTTCGTCGAAGACAGCCGCTTCGGACTGGCCCGGTCGCTGGAACTGCAGAACAAGAACGCTGCGGCGATCGATCAGTATCAGCTGTTGACCGAGATGAAGGGGGCGCAACGGATTGATGAGTCGCTCTTCAATCTCGGCATGCTCTACTTCCAGGACAACAAGTTTCAGGAAGCGGCCGGGACCTTTACCGATCTGGCGACCCGCGATCCTGAAGGACGCCTCGCAGCTCTGGCCCGACTGAATGCCGGCTATGCCCTGTATTCTCTGGAAGACTGGGACAAGGCCGTCGAGCAGTTTGCTGCAGCCGAGCAGAGCGAACAGTACGGCACGACGGCTTCGTACTGGATCGCCCAGACTTACAAGCGATCAGGCAATCTGGAGCAGGCTGCTCAGCGACTCGATCAGTTGCTGAAGAACACTCAGGACGGAGATCTGCTGCCGAAGATTCACTATCAGCTGGCCGACTGCCGTTTCCAGCTGGCCCATTACGATCAGGCGTTGCCGCTGTTTCTCGACTACCTCGAAAAATATCCGAACGGCGAATCCGCGGTGGCTGCTCGACTGGCGGCGATTGAAGCCTGCCTGCTGACTGGTCAGCTCGGCCAGGGGTGGGGACTGGCGGAGGAAGAATTCTCAACGAAGCCAACCGAGCGTCAGACCAGCGAAGCGACGCTGCTCAAAGCCCGACTGCTAAGTGCGGAAAATTCCGGGAAGGATCCGCTGCCGGAATCACTGGGTGATCGCTCCACGCGACTCGCGAAAGCCACCGAATTGCTGGATGGCGTGTTGAAGTCGGTTTCCGACCCGACCGAATCGTTGACTCAACAGACGCACTATCAGGCCGCCCGCGTGCTGCAGGAACGGGGCAATCACCCGGCTGCGATTGCGGTCATCAGCCCCGTCACCCGCGATTTGGAACCAGAGAAACTCCAGTATCCGGAAAGCTGGCTGCTGCTGGCGAACAGTGAATACGAGACCGCCGCTTACGACTCCGCTCTGAAATCGCTTGATCAATATGAAGCGTTGATCGGCAACGACGCTTCGCTCACGCAGGCGAATATCGTGCGGATGAATGTGCTGATCAAGATGGGCGACGTCGCACCGGCTCGCGAGGTTCTCGAGAAATTGCGTTCCACGGGTATTGCTCCGTCAACGCTTGCCGAAGCGACCTATCAGCTGGCCGAACTGAGTTACGCCCGGCAGCAGTGGGAGACCGCTCAGGAGCTCTACCAACAGGTGATCGATCTGAACCTGTCGGAAGACTGGACGATTAAAGCGCTCTCGGGACAGGCCTGGAGTTATTTCGAAGCGGGCGACTTCGCGAAGGCGGATGAACGATTCGACAAACTCCAGCGTGACTTTCCGAAGTCCGCACAGGTCGCAGCCGAGGCCGGCTATATGAAAGGCATGTCGCGACTCAAGTCCGGCGAGCAAATCGAAGCCGCGGAGGCGTTCATGAAGACGGCTCAGGCTCATCGCTCGCCCTCCGATGTTCCGACCGGGAACGAAGTTCATCACGTCGCTTACCGAGCGGCTCGGGAAGCGGCTCGCATTTACCGCCAGCAGAAGCAGGTCGATCCGTCGGCCGAAGCATACCGGATCGCGTACGAAGAGCTCCGCAAACAACCGGAGAGTCGACGTTCGGAACTGGATAAACTGCTCGATGAATGGGCTCTGCTGCACTACGAAAGCGAACAGTTCGCCCAGGCCGATCAGGTCTTCGAGATTCTGCTGAAGGAAACCCCGAACAGCGATCGCGCCGATGACGCCCTGCTTTCACTCGCCGAGAGTGACTTCGTCGATGGCGAGATTGAGTCGGCCCGGCAGCGGCTCGACATGCTTCTCGAACGGCAGCAGATCGACGACTTCGTCAAACGGCGAGCGCTGTATCAGCGGGTGATGGTCGCCGCGAGTGAAAACAACACTGAAGCGGTGCAGGAGTATGCCACGCGTTATCTCAAGGAAGCGGGCGCGAGTCCCGGCGACGCCGCCGAAGTTGGCGAGATCGAACTGCAGCTGATTCAGCTCTTCATGGATCAGAATCAGCTGGCAAAAGCCCGGGATCAGCTTGCCAGCTTACGCGAACGGGCTCAGGCGATTCCGGATGATGATCGCCCCGAGTGGTTCCCGCGGATGTACGTCCAGACGGGAGAACTGGCCCGCCGCAGCAAGGACTATCAGAAGGCGAAGGAGGCTCTCGAAGTTTTGCGGGAGCAGTATCCGAACACGCCTGAACGTGAAGAACTGGAAGTGATTGTCGGACGAATTCACATCGCTGAAGCCAACTTCGAAGCCGCCGAACAGGCGTTTCGGGCCGTTCTCGATCGAGCCGCCGGTACGAAAACCCTGGCCGCCGCCCAGAGTCAGTTCTATCTGGCTGAGACCGCTCTAATTCAGAAGGATTACCGGCTGGCGATTAAGGAATATATTCGCATGGCCATTCTCTTCCCCGGCTTCCCGGAGTTGCAGTCAGCTGCTCTGTATCAGGCCGGACAATGCGACGAGGTTCTGGGAAACAAGGAACAGGCGGTTATCAACTACGAGAATCTGATCCGTCTGTATCCCCAAAGTGAATTCGCAACCCGGGCCAGCGAGCGGGTCGAGGCGTTGAAACCAGCGGGATGA
- a CDS encoding carboxylesterase family protein, translating to MNNNLWFYLSTMALGVVLMVAGSAHAEEPAPGKQVEQSLELTNDRPLDYWLYLPQEYSEDKPAPLMLFLHGRGERGDDLDLVLTHGPPRLISEGKQMPFIVASPQLPKGPLWWNVDHLIMLLDELEEKYAIDKSRIYVTGLSMGGFGTWELGAKQPERFAALIPVCGGGKTEWADQLANVPIWAFHGDQDRAVPVERTLEMVKAIQETDGDIKQTIYPGVAHDSWTQTYANPKIYDWLLSHTR from the coding sequence GTGAATAACAATCTGTGGTTTTATCTGTCGACGATGGCGTTGGGAGTCGTGCTGATGGTTGCTGGATCTGCTCATGCAGAGGAACCTGCTCCCGGAAAGCAGGTGGAACAGAGTCTGGAACTGACAAACGACCGCCCGCTCGATTACTGGCTGTATCTGCCGCAGGAGTATTCGGAAGACAAGCCTGCTCCGCTGATGCTGTTTCTGCACGGCCGCGGAGAACGGGGCGATGATCTGGACCTCGTGCTCACGCATGGTCCACCCCGGTTGATTTCCGAGGGGAAGCAGATGCCGTTCATCGTGGCTTCGCCACAGTTGCCGAAGGGGCCACTCTGGTGGAACGTTGATCATCTCATTATGTTGCTCGACGAACTCGAAGAGAAGTACGCCATCGACAAGTCGCGGATTTACGTGACTGGCTTGAGTATGGGCGGATTCGGGACCTGGGAACTGGGGGCCAAGCAGCCGGAACGGTTCGCGGCGCTGATTCCCGTCTGTGGGGGCGGCAAAACGGAGTGGGCCGATCAGTTGGCCAACGTGCCGATCTGGGCGTTTCATGGTGACCAGGACCGAGCCGTGCCCGTGGAACGCACGCTGGAAATGGTGAAAGCGATTCAGGAAACCGACGGTGACATCAAACAGACCATCTATCCCGGCGTGGCTCATGATTCGTGGACGCAAACCTACGCGAATCCGAAGATCTACGACTGGCTCCTTTCTCACACCCGATAA
- the trmB gene encoding tRNA (guanosine(46)-N7)-methyltransferase TrmB, translated as MNLENAADSASSAETEREDLSPWFLTLEDIEGRLNWSEFFGNDNPVEIDVGCGRGLFLFNASERNPDVNYLGIEIDFKEGRRGAKRLKKAERPNARVLGGNVHRAFDQLVPKQSVAAVHVYFPDPWWKAKHHKRRVFTEDFTKQIYDVLVPDGHLHGWTDVFDYWELMTGHITDHGGFAERQAPEERIPQHHMDYQTSFERKKRLAGWPIYRGLWQKQPIS; from the coding sequence ATGAATCTGGAAAATGCTGCTGACTCCGCTTCGTCTGCGGAAACGGAACGTGAAGATCTCAGCCCCTGGTTTCTCACGCTCGAGGATATCGAGGGTCGATTGAACTGGTCGGAGTTCTTTGGAAACGACAATCCCGTCGAAATCGATGTCGGATGCGGACGAGGTCTGTTTCTGTTCAACGCCAGCGAACGGAACCCGGACGTGAACTATCTCGGCATCGAGATCGATTTCAAGGAAGGGCGTCGAGGCGCGAAGCGTCTTAAGAAAGCGGAACGTCCCAACGCCCGCGTGTTGGGGGGGAACGTCCACCGGGCGTTCGATCAGCTCGTGCCGAAGCAGTCGGTCGCCGCGGTGCATGTTTACTTCCCCGATCCCTGGTGGAAGGCCAAGCATCACAAACGACGGGTCTTCACCGAGGACTTCACGAAGCAGATCTACGACGTGCTCGTGCCCGACGGCCATCTGCATGGCTGGACCGACGTGTTCGACTACTGGGAGCTGATGACCGGTCACATTACCGATCACGGCGGCTTCGCCGAGCGACAGGCTCCCGAGGAGCGGATCCCGCAGCATCACATGGACTATCAGACCAGTTTCGAGCGGAAAAAGCGTCTCGCTGGCTGGCCGATCTATCGCGGCCTCTGGCAGAAGCAGCCCATTTCGTAA
- a CDS encoding TPM domain-containing protein, producing MTTALEKQFGQPEQAEITAAIAAAEKKTSAEIVPVIAEASGRYDRAEDVAGVWLGLILLAITWALYPPIDTAEGSWAAGHPVQQLVAFLLVTLIGFLVGASLASQFNGLRRLFTPVDQMADEVWLKARAMFFDQRVHHTAGATGVMIYVSLFEHRAVIIADQKILDQLGQDRLNVLCNEMTAGFRTSGIIPSMKSTIDQLGDELGKVLPRETDDVNELSDALILLS from the coding sequence ATGACAACCGCACTCGAAAAGCAGTTTGGCCAGCCGGAACAGGCGGAGATCACAGCCGCCATCGCGGCTGCGGAGAAGAAAACGTCCGCCGAGATCGTTCCGGTCATCGCGGAAGCCTCAGGGCGTTACGATCGCGCGGAAGATGTCGCCGGCGTCTGGCTCGGTTTGATTCTGCTGGCAATCACGTGGGCTCTCTATCCGCCCATCGATACGGCGGAAGGAAGCTGGGCAGCCGGACATCCCGTCCAGCAGCTCGTCGCCTTTCTGCTCGTGACACTGATCGGGTTTCTGGTCGGAGCGTCGCTGGCAAGCCAGTTCAATGGACTCCGTCGACTCTTCACGCCAGTCGATCAGATGGCCGACGAAGTCTGGCTGAAAGCGCGGGCCATGTTCTTCGATCAGCGGGTCCATCACACCGCGGGAGCGACCGGGGTGATGATCTACGTCTCGCTGTTTGAACATCGGGCGGTCATTATTGCCGATCAGAAGATTCTCGATCAACTCGGTCAGGATCGCCTGAATGTGCTCTGCAACGAAATGACCGCCGGCTTCCGAACCAGCGGGATCATTCCCTCGATGAAATCAACGATCGACCAGCTCGGCGACGAACTCGGCAAAGTCCTGCCGCGAGAAACCGACGACGTCAATGAACTCTCCGACGCCCTGATTTTGCTCTCGTAA